GCCCATGATCTGTTTGCGGCACGTCAGCGTATCGGAGCCGAAATCGCCAGGATCACGCCGAGAGCGGCATGAATCCCATCGAGCGCTGCACGCCCTGGGCCGCCGCATCCACGACTTGGTGACCGGCACCGAACCGGACAACGGCTGAGCCCAACCGGCCGAAGGGTGGGCTCAAGCCCCGAGCGTGGTCTTCAACGCCCTGCCGATCTCCGCGATGGCTGCGTTGCGGTCGTCGAAAGACGCCTTCGTCTCCGTCATGTAGATGCTCACGATCACCGGCTTCCGGCCGGGCGGCCAGATCACGGCGACATCGTTCATCGTTCCGTAATCGCCTCCGCCCGTCTTGTCGCCGATGCGCCAGTCCTTCGGCAGGCCCGCGCGAAGCTTCGCGTCCCCCGTCTTGTTGGACACGAGCCACGCCGTCAGCCGGTCGCGCGACGGCGGGGACAGGGTATCCCCCAGGACGAGCGACTCCAGGTTGGCGACCATGGCGGCCGGCGACGTGGTGTCGCGGGGATCGCCGGGCGTCGCCTCGTTCAGGTCGGTCTCCCGTCGGTCCAGCCGGGTCACGGCGTCTCCGAGCGACCGCGCGAATTCGGTCACCCCGGCAGGCCCGCCGAGACTGTCCAGGATGATGTTGCCGGCCGTGTTGTCGCTCCGGGTCATGGCCGCCTCGCAGATTTCCGCGAGCGTGATTCCTTCGCCGCCGACCCTGTCCTGGGTCACGGGGGAGTATGTCACCACATCGCCGGCCTCGAACCGGATGCGCCGCTCCAGGTCTTCCCGGCCCGCGTCCACCTTCGCAAGCACGGCCCCGCAGGCGATCGCCTTGAACGTGCTGCACAGGGGAAAACGCTCGTCCGCGCGATGGGTCCAGCGGCGCCCCGAATCGGTATCCAGGATGGCGGCCCCAAACCGGGCGCCCAGCCTCCGTTCGACCTCGACCAGCTTTCCAGCCAAGTCGTCACCGGCGCTCGGCGCCGCCAGGACAAAGCCCGGGCGCGCGATCACGCTTCCAGCCACCAGGGAACCGACCATCGCCGAAAAACTACGCCGCGTCAGCGTCAACCGCATCCCGCACTCCAAGCCACGTTGATATTGCCCGCCGGCGTTTCTGCATCCTTGAATTGCCGACGCGCGGGAAGATAGTGGACCGCGCCGGTTACGGCAAACATCCATGAGGGTCTCGCGACCGGCGTATCGTCGTCGCCGGCATCGCGCTATCCTCGCACCCGAACGATACCTGTTCCGAGCTTCACCGGGATGCCCATGCCCCTATTGCCCCAGCAGATCGCTCCCGTGGACGAACGGCAGGCAGCACTGACCGAAGCGCATCTGTCCGACCGCATCGGCGCCCTTATGGACTATTTCCTGGCATTGCGGGCGGAGACCGACGCGGTCCTGGCGCCCAGGCTCGCGGCGGCGGCCGGAAAGCCTTACCCGTACGGACGGTGCGCGGAAATCAACAGCGACCTGTTCGCCCGGATGGCCGGGCGCGTCAAGCAACCGGCCACGGACGTGGAACGGACCCTTCATGACTTCGTCTCGCAGGGGGGAGTTATCCGAACGGTCTGGGGCGTCCTGCGCGGGCAGTATTTCCAGAACGCCATCCAGTTCGGCGGCCTCTATGTCGATGTCTCCAACGACACCGTCGTGGTGACCAAGCCCAAGGTGGAGATCCTGCCGATCGCGGAGTCCGGGCTGGTCCCGGTGCGCGACCTCGCGCATTTCCGGGCCACGGCGGAGTCCTACTGGGGAGCGGCG
This Skermanella mucosa DNA region includes the following protein-coding sequences:
- the bla gene encoding class A beta-lactamase, which codes for MRLTLTRRSFSAMVGSLVAGSVIARPGFVLAAPSAGDDLAGKLVEVERRLGARFGAAILDTDSGRRWTHRADERFPLCSTFKAIACGAVLAKVDAGREDLERRIRFEAGDVVTYSPVTQDRVGGEGITLAEICEAAMTRSDNTAGNIILDSLGGPAGVTEFARSLGDAVTRLDRRETDLNEATPGDPRDTTSPAAMVANLESLVLGDTLSPPSRDRLTAWLVSNKTGDAKLRAGLPKDWRIGDKTGGGDYGTMNDVAVIWPPGRKPVIVSIYMTETKASFDDRNAAIAEIGRALKTTLGA